From Thermococcus barophilus MP:
CCCTTTCTACAAAGGGAGAACCATCTGGGATTTTGATTAAAACAAGCGTTAAGGTTTATATTTGGACACTTTAATGTACTCTGGGGATGAAAAATGATTGAACGCTTAAAGCAGATGCTCCGGGTTGAGGTAATAGATGTTGAATACTCCGGGGACAGGATTATAGTGTATGTCCCGAAGGATCAGGTTAGAATTGCTGTTGGAAGTGGAGGTTCTGCTGTAAAAGCTGCGGAGCTTGTCTTAGGAAAAAAGATTGAAATCAGGGGGAGATAGTTTTGATTAAAGATTTTAAAAGGCAGGAGCTTGAAGACTTAGCGATCTCATATATAGTCCTGCTGATTCTGTTTTCGAACTTCGAGATAAAGAACATGCCATACGTGGCTTTGGCTGTCTTGACAGCTT
This genomic window contains:
- a CDS encoding KH domain-containing protein; protein product: MIERLKQMLRVEVIDVEYSGDRIIVYVPKDQVRIAVGSGGSAVKAAELVLGKKIEIRGR